The DNA sequence AAGGTCGGGAAGGAGAAGATCGTCGAGGCGTTCGCCGAGGGGTTTTCCAGGAACTCCCCGGCCGTCGCCGGGACCGCCGACGCGAAGGCGTTCCTCTCCTGGTTCACCTCCGATTTCATGGCGGGGGACACCGTGGACGTCTCCCTTGCCGCCGACGGCACGGTGTCGGCCACGCAAAACGGGAAGAAACTGGGTACGATGCGAAACCCGGCGCTGGCCCGGGCGGTCCTGCTGATCTGGTTCGGGGAGAGTCCGGCCGACGCGGGGTTGAAGAAGGGGATGCTCGGGAACGGGTGATACGGCCGGACGCGGCGACGAGACAAACCGCGGAACGCTACCTCCGGATGCCGTAGAAGTCGACGATCCGCTTCCGGTAGTCCGAGATGTCCCGCGCGAGGGACGACAGCTTTCCGATCCTCCGGTGGATCGCGTCCGTGTGGGAGTCGAGCAGCTCAATCAGACGCGGCATGATCCTGTCCGGCATCTTCGATTCGCTGTAGATCTCCGCGAGCTCCTGCATCTGCTGGAGCGACAGCCCCAGCTCTTTCAATTTCAGGACGAACTTGATCCGCCGGATGTCGTCCTTCGTGTAATACCGGATCCCCCCCTCGGTCCGCTGCGGCGCGTCGATCAGCCCCATCTGCTCGTAGAGCCGCAGCGTCCGGGCGGTCACCCCGAGCGAACGGGAAAGCTCCCCGATCTGCTGGTGGTCTTCGCTGGTTTTCAGCTTCATCCGTACTTTACCTCAACGTCAATGTTAACCATCGGCCGCCAATGTGTCAAGGTCTTCTGGTACACTCGGTGGTATGGGAAGCGACGATCTGTTGCATGACGCGGCGGTGGCCCCCCTCGCCGGGGAGAGGATGCTCGCGGCGATCCTGAACAGTCTGTCCGAGGCGGTGATCACGGTCGGCCGGGACCACCGCATTGCAGGATTCAACCGCGCCGCGGAACGCCTGGTGGGGATTTCCGCGGGGGATGCGCTGGGGAAGGATTGCCGCGAGGTCCTTCGCGCCTCGTTCGGGCCCGCGCAGCACGACTGCCCGATGGGGGAGCTTGGTGTGGGGGGACGGCCCCGGGTCGACGTCGAGGGCACCCTCGTCCGCCCCGACGGCCGCATCGTTCCCGTCTCCGCGAGCTGGGCGTTCTTCACGAGCGAGAGGGGGGAGGTGCACGGTTTCGTCATCTCGTTCCGCAGCTTCGAGGAGATCGAGCGGATCGCCGAAGAGCGGAAGTCGAAATTCCCGTTCAGCGACATCGTCGGGAAAACGCCGAGGATTCAACGGATCTTCGACCTCGTCGAGGTGGTGAAGGACACGGATTCGACCGTGCTGATCACCGGGGAGAGCGGGACCGGGAAAGGGCTGTTCGCACGCGCGATCCACGACCTGTCGCCCCGGAGAGAGAAGCCGTTCGTCAAGGTCAACGCGGCGGCCCTCACGGAGACGCTGCTCGAGTCCGAACTGTTCGGTCACGTCAAGGGAGCCTTCACGGGCGCCGTGGCGGACAAGGTGGGGCGGTTCGAGGCGGCCGATGGCGGGACGATCTTCCTCGACGAGATCGGCGAGATCTCCCCGGCCCTCCAGGTGAAGCTGCTTCGCGTCCTCCAGGACCACGAGTTCGAGCGCGTCGGAAGCAGCAGGACCCAGCGGGCGGACGTCCGCGTGATCGCCGCCACGAACCGGGAACTGAAGGAAGAGATGCGCGCCGGGCGGTTCCGGGAGGATCTCTTCTACCGCCTGAACGTGATCCCCCTCGCCGTCCCGCCGCTGCGCGAGCGCCGGGAGGATATCCCCCTGCTGGTGGATCACATCCTGAAGGCCCTCCGGAAGCGCGGGCTCAACCGGGTGCGCGCCGTCTCCCCCGAGGCGATGCGCCGCCTGATGGAGTACCCGTGGCCCGGCAACGTCCGGGAGCTGGAGAACGTGCTGGAGCGCGGGGCCGTCTGCTCCCGGGGCGCGGTGCTCGGGGTGGAGGACATCGCGGACGAGGTGCGGGAGCACGGCCGCGGCCGCCCGGAGGAGGCGGCAGCCGTTCCCGTCCCGGACCTCCTCCCGACCCGGGAAGACGCCTCCCATCGGCCGACGGACGACGCCACGGCCGGGGAAAGGGGTCTCCTGCTTCGGGCGCTCGGGGAGCACCGGTGGAACAAGGGGGCCGCCGCGGCGGCGCTGGGGATCGACCGCTCCACCCTCTGGCGGAAGATGAAACGGCTCGGTATCTCCTGACCCCTCCCGCCACATATTGTTGCATCCGGTGAAACGGATCGTGCGTCCTTCATGGAGCCTGCGACATCGTGCCTTTCGGGTTGATGACTTATTTTTTTGTCCCGTTCGGTATCTTACGGTTATACGATTCATTTCCTCCGCTTGGCACCACAAATGCAGTTACCTATCGCAACAGAAGACTCCCCCGCCACATCCGATCCGGGGGAGCGGAGGGGATGCGATGAACGTCGAGCGTTGGATCCGCGTGATCGCGGGGACCTTTGTGCTGATGAGCCTCGGGCTTGGGTGGTACGTTTCCCCCTGGTTCCTGCTGTTCACCGCTTTTGTTGGGCTCAACCTGTTCCAGTCGGGGTGGACGAACTGGTGCCTGATGGAGAAGATCCTGATCAAATATGGCGTGCCCGAGAGATAGGGGGAT is a window from the bacterium genome containing:
- a CDS encoding MerR family transcriptional regulator, with product MKLKTSEDHQQIGELSRSLGVTARTLRLYEQMGLIDAPQRTEGGIRYYTKDDIRRIKFVLKLKELGLSLQQMQELAEIYSESKMPDRIMPRLIELLDSHTDAIHRRIGKLSSLARDISDYRKRIVDFYGIRR
- a CDS encoding DUF2892 domain-containing protein, which encodes MNVERWIRVIAGTFVLMSLGLGWYVSPWFLLFTAFVGLNLFQSGWTNWCLMEKILIKYGVPER
- a CDS encoding chalcone isomerase family protein — protein: MRKLAVALSFLLLSSHAFALDVAGVNVAPAVSVHQKTLTLNGAGIRKAYSFVKVYVGALYTEKKSVSTDELLKDPGDKLLRMVFVMKKVGKEKIVEAFAEGFSRNSPAVAGTADAKAFLSWFTSDFMAGDTVDVSLAADGTVSATQNGKKLGTMRNPALARAVLLIWFGESPADAGLKKGMLGNG
- a CDS encoding sigma 54-interacting transcriptional regulator, which encodes MHDAAVAPLAGERMLAAILNSLSEAVITVGRDHRIAGFNRAAERLVGISAGDALGKDCREVLRASFGPAQHDCPMGELGVGGRPRVDVEGTLVRPDGRIVPVSASWAFFTSERGEVHGFVISFRSFEEIERIAEERKSKFPFSDIVGKTPRIQRIFDLVEVVKDTDSTVLITGESGTGKGLFARAIHDLSPRREKPFVKVNAAALTETLLESELFGHVKGAFTGAVADKVGRFEAADGGTIFLDEIGEISPALQVKLLRVLQDHEFERVGSSRTQRADVRVIAATNRELKEEMRAGRFREDLFYRLNVIPLAVPPLRERREDIPLLVDHILKALRKRGLNRVRAVSPEAMRRLMEYPWPGNVRELENVLERGAVCSRGAVLGVEDIADEVREHGRGRPEEAAAVPVPDLLPTREDASHRPTDDATAGERGLLLRALGEHRWNKGAAAAALGIDRSTLWRKMKRLGIS